Proteins from a genomic interval of Pseudomonas versuta:
- a CDS encoding ABC transporter permease → MSAITYSSPRHERLTRLARRAAWRLAGGVLVLWAVATLTFFALHLMPGDPVLAILGGASGNPTAETIAEATREFGLDKPLAVQYALYLGRVLQGDLGMSYSQHLPVTRVLAEQSWATLQLTFSALALAWLLVLALTVLTAGRGRWVSSLASLAETLAAALPHFWLGILLLAVFAFGLRWFPPAGSDGWRTLVLPAVALAIPLAGFIAQVTRESLELTLEQPFVLTARTRGLSDTAVRFKHALRHAVLPGISLSGWAIGALISGAVVIEVIFSRKGLGRQLYQAVQAQDLPLTIGISLAVAAVYVLANIVIDLLYLWIDPRQQGKTA, encoded by the coding sequence ATGAGCGCAATCACATACTCCAGTCCACGGCACGAACGTTTGACCCGGCTGGCCCGTCGCGCGGCATGGCGTCTGGCAGGCGGGGTGCTGGTGCTGTGGGCCGTCGCGACCCTGACGTTCTTCGCCTTGCACCTGATGCCGGGCGATCCGGTGCTGGCCATTCTTGGCGGCGCCAGTGGTAACCCGACCGCAGAGACCATTGCTGAAGCCACCCGTGAGTTTGGTCTGGACAAGCCGTTGGCGGTTCAATATGCGCTGTACCTGGGGCGTGTGTTGCAGGGCGATCTGGGGATGTCCTACTCCCAGCACTTACCGGTCACGCGCGTGCTCGCCGAGCAATCCTGGGCGACGTTGCAGCTGACCTTCAGCGCCCTGGCGCTGGCCTGGCTGCTGGTCCTGGCGCTGACCGTGCTCACCGCCGGCCGTGGCCGCTGGGTGTCCAGCCTGGCCTCGCTGGCTGAAACCCTGGCCGCTGCCTTGCCGCACTTCTGGCTGGGTATTTTGCTGCTGGCGGTGTTCGCCTTCGGTTTGCGCTGGTTCCCCCCGGCCGGGAGCGATGGCTGGCGCACCCTGGTGTTGCCGGCGGTGGCACTGGCCATTCCGCTGGCCGGCTTTATCGCCCAGGTCACCCGTGAATCCCTTGAACTGACACTGGAACAACCCTTTGTCCTGACCGCCCGCACCCGGGGCCTGAGTGACACGGCCGTGCGCTTCAAGCACGCGCTGCGCCATGCCGTGTTGCCCGGTATTTCGTTGTCTGGCTGGGCCATCGGCGCGCTGATCAGCGGCGCGGTGGTGATTGAAGTGATCTTTTCGCGCAAGGGCCTTGGCCGCCAGTTGTACCAGGCGGTGCAGGCGCAGGACTTGCCGCTGACTATCGGCATCAGTCTGGCGGTGGCCGCCGTCTACGTGCTGGCCAACATTGTGATCGATCTGCTGTACCTGTGGATCGATCCGCGCCAACAGGGGAAAACCGCATGA